One genomic window of Cellulophaga sp. Hel_I_12 includes the following:
- a CDS encoding DUF6155 family protein: MSKKALKNYLSSLPKKELEIQLLDLYNRFPAVKEYYDFIFNPKEEKRIQEAKVKISNEFFPIRRKKPRARRSLAQKYIKHFIVLGVNPFLIADLMLYAIEICQSFSEEKNVNDVFYRSMLRSYQQVIQYVVYHQFMADYSVRIEKIYTTATAQNWSYLEDFSVALAEIKEA, encoded by the coding sequence ATGAGTAAAAAAGCCTTAAAAAACTACCTTTCCAGTTTGCCAAAAAAAGAACTTGAAATTCAGTTGTTAGATCTTTACAACCGTTTTCCTGCTGTAAAAGAATATTACGATTTTATATTCAATCCAAAAGAAGAAAAGCGGATTCAGGAAGCAAAAGTTAAAATTAGTAATGAGTTTTTTCCTATTCGGCGAAAAAAACCTAGAGCCAGACGTTCCCTGGCTCAGAAGTACATTAAGCATTTTATAGTTTTGGGTGTAAATCCTTTTTTAATTGCAGATTTGATGTTATATGCCATTGAAATTTGCCAATCATTTTCAGAAGAAAAAAATGTAAATGATGTATTTTATAGAAGTATGTTGAGATCCTATCAACAAGTCATTCAATATGTTGTCTACCATCAATTTATGGCGGATTATAGCGTACGTATAGAAAAAATTTACACCACAGCAACAGCCCAAAACTGGTCTTATTTAGAAGATTTTTCTGTAGCTTTAGCCGAAATTAAAGAAGCATGA
- a CDS encoding RNA polymerase sigma factor RpoD/SigA, producing MRQLKIIKQVTNRESKSLDKYLQDISKIDLITANEEVDLAQKIREGDQLALEKLTTANLRFVVSVAKQYQNQGLTLPDLINEGNVGLVKAAKRFDETRGFKFISYAVWWIRQSILQALAEQSRIVRLPLNKIGSINKIKKAFSYLEQAHERPPSADEIAKELEMTVSEVQQSLKNSGRHVSMDAPLKEGEDSNLYNVIGSEESPNPDRKLLQQSLNIEINRALETLSQREADVVKLYYGIGDQHSMTLEEIGQTFDLTRERVRQIREKAIRKLKHNSRSKILKTYLG from the coding sequence ATGAGGCAACTAAAGATTATTAAGCAAGTTACGAATAGAGAATCAAAGTCATTAGACAAATACTTGCAAGATATCAGTAAAATAGATTTAATTACTGCAAATGAAGAGGTTGATTTAGCACAAAAAATACGTGAAGGGGATCAATTGGCACTAGAAAAATTAACTACTGCTAATTTACGTTTCGTGGTGTCTGTAGCCAAACAATATCAAAATCAAGGATTAACCTTACCAGATTTAATTAATGAAGGGAACGTCGGGTTGGTAAAAGCTGCAAAGCGTTTTGATGAAACTAGAGGTTTTAAATTTATTTCTTACGCTGTTTGGTGGATTCGTCAGTCTATATTGCAAGCACTTGCTGAACAATCTAGAATTGTGAGATTACCTTTAAACAAGATTGGGTCCATCAATAAAATTAAGAAAGCCTTTTCTTATTTAGAACAAGCTCATGAAAGACCACCATCTGCTGATGAAATAGCTAAAGAGTTAGAAATGACGGTTAGTGAAGTTCAGCAGTCTCTGAAGAATTCAGGAAGGCACGTATCTATGGATGCCCCTTTAAAAGAAGGAGAAGATTCTAACTTATATAATGTTATTGGTTCTGAAGAATCACCCAATCCAGATCGAAAATTACTTCAACAATCGCTTAATATCGAAATTAATAGGGCTTTAGAAACCTTATCGCAGCGCGAGGCTGATGTTGTTAAATTATATTATGGCATTGGAGACCAGCACTCGATGACACTTGAAGAAATAGGTCAGACTTTTGACTTAACGCGAGAAAGAGTACGTCAAATACGAGAGAAAGCTATTCGTAAATTAAAACATAATTCACGTAGTAAAATTTTAAAAACCTACTTAGGTTAA
- a CDS encoding ATP-binding protein, with translation MKSNELLSQISDLEIKLNSFSFEELTADEATRIKKHFQKFKNNLELKTSSDVDKKKALNDSEIKKEPTKESEALVIARVSHEIRTPLNGIIGFTELLLEDSLSEAQHSNVMAIKSASKTLLTIINELLDYSKTKSGIVNLEAVDFNLHHLVKDVCYLCKTLIVNEEVRFSYTIADNIPTGLLGDPSKLSQILLNLLGNAIKFVDKGTIALHVEASKIKNDSLMLNFTLKDTGIGIAENCLGTIFDYYQQADANISKKYGGTGLGLGIVKHLLDSLGGDIKVSSKVNVGTTFNFSIPYAINTKAEATTIVSTEQDLLIEEPLKGFTILVFEDNTMNQKLIQNRLQRWGCKSFVTDDVKDGLFLLETKKIDLILMDLQMPETSGFVISKMIRENKKLKISSIPIIALTADFSIIDKKLCQENGINDYVLKPFDAIELLHKIKNNSTKVTTSMSNNTNALISKINDTVAPDVNLQPLFHECLQDPSLLEELIQLFKNNVVEFVGKTKIDLKNSNIEGICFSTHKLKASLKMMRAHSLYRIVEQMHIICKEEPDFKYLNFLYDCFTKEYPSVENAIEESLVEFKNNQ, from the coding sequence TTGAAATCGAACGAACTACTTTCTCAAATTTCTGATTTAGAAATAAAACTTAATAGTTTTTCTTTTGAAGAACTAACGGCTGATGAGGCTACTCGCATTAAAAAGCATTTTCAAAAGTTTAAGAATAATTTAGAGCTAAAAACTTCTTCTGATGTTGACAAAAAGAAAGCTTTAAATGATTCTGAGATCAAAAAAGAACCAACAAAAGAGTCTGAGGCACTGGTTATTGCAAGGGTAAGCCATGAAATTAGAACTCCATTAAACGGAATTATTGGTTTTACAGAATTACTATTAGAAGATTCTTTGTCAGAGGCCCAACATTCAAATGTAATGGCCATTAAATCTGCTTCAAAAACACTCTTAACCATTATTAACGAATTACTAGACTATTCAAAAACAAAATCTGGTATTGTAAATTTAGAGGCTGTAGATTTTAACTTGCATCATTTAGTTAAAGATGTATGCTATTTATGTAAAACCTTGATTGTAAATGAAGAGGTACGTTTTAGTTATACTATAGCAGACAATATTCCAACAGGATTACTTGGTGATCCTTCAAAACTATCACAAATACTACTCAATTTATTAGGGAACGCCATCAAATTTGTCGATAAAGGCACCATAGCATTACATGTAGAAGCTAGTAAAATAAAAAATGATAGCCTGATGTTAAATTTTACCCTAAAGGACACAGGAATTGGTATCGCTGAAAATTGTTTAGGTACAATTTTCGACTATTACCAGCAGGCCGATGCCAATATTTCAAAAAAATATGGCGGTACTGGTTTGGGTTTGGGTATTGTAAAACACCTTTTAGATTCTTTAGGTGGTGATATTAAGGTTTCAAGTAAAGTAAATGTGGGTACTACTTTTAATTTTTCAATTCCGTATGCCATAAATACAAAGGCAGAAGCTACAACTATTGTTAGTACAGAGCAAGATTTGCTTATTGAAGAGCCATTAAAAGGGTTCACTATTTTGGTTTTTGAAGATAATACCATGAACCAGAAATTAATTCAGAATAGATTACAGCGTTGGGGGTGCAAATCTTTTGTTACTGATGACGTTAAAGACGGCTTGTTTCTTTTAGAAACTAAGAAAATTGACTTGATTCTTATGGATTTACAAATGCCAGAGACCAGTGGTTTTGTGATCTCAAAAATGATTAGAGAAAATAAAAAGCTTAAAATAAGTTCCATACCCATCATAGCCTTAACGGCCGATTTTTCAATAATAGACAAAAAATTATGTCAAGAAAACGGGATTAATGATTATGTATTAAAACCGTTTGATGCCATAGAATTATTACATAAAATTAAAAATAACAGTACTAAAGTAACAACGAGCATGTCAAATAATACAAACGCATTGATTTCTAAAATAAATGATACTGTTGCCCCTGACGTTAATTTGCAACCTTTATTTCATGAGTGTTTGCAAGACCCTAGCTTATTGGAAGAGCTAATACAGCTATTTAAAAATAACGTAGTAGAATTTGTCGGAAAAACTAAAATAGACCTGAAAAATTCAAATATAGAAGGTATTTGCTTTAGTACGCACAAACTTAAGGCAAGTTTAAAAATGATGCGGGCTCATAGTCTTTATCGGATTGTGGAACAGATGCATATAATATGCAAGGAAGAACCTGACTTTAAATATTTAAATTTCTTGTACGATTGTTTTACAAAAGAATATCCTAGCGTAGAAAATGCTATTGAAGAAAGTTTGGTTGAATTCAAGAATAATCAATAA
- a CDS encoding DUF2461 domain-containing protein codes for MAEATIKPEVLHFLSTLEKNNNREWFDTHKVEFKKQEALVKKVFSTIFEKLKVYDDLERLKMFRIYRDVRFSNDKTPYKSHIAGSFIRNGAKLRGGYYMHLKPGNSFIAVGFWDPNKEDLFRIRKELELDAEEFRNLISEPNFQKIWGNLEGEELKTAPKGFDKEHKDIDLIRKKQFIFTRKFSDQEVISADFADKILNSFVAIRPYFDLMSDILTTDLNGESLLH; via the coding sequence ATGGCAGAGGCTACAATAAAACCAGAAGTACTACACTTTTTATCAACTTTAGAGAAGAATAATAACAGAGAATGGTTTGACACACATAAAGTTGAATTTAAAAAACAGGAAGCTTTAGTCAAAAAAGTTTTTAGTACTATTTTTGAAAAATTAAAAGTTTATGACGATTTAGAAAGATTAAAAATGTTTCGAATTTATCGTGATGTGCGTTTTTCTAATGACAAAACACCTTACAAATCGCATATAGCTGGTTCTTTTATTAGAAATGGCGCTAAATTGCGTGGAGGGTATTATATGCACCTTAAACCAGGTAATAGTTTTATTGCCGTAGGATTTTGGGACCCTAACAAAGAAGATTTATTCAGAATTAGAAAAGAATTAGAACTAGATGCCGAAGAGTTTCGAAACCTTATTTCGGAGCCCAATTTCCAAAAAATATGGGGAAATTTAGAGGGTGAAGAATTAAAAACGGCTCCAAAAGGGTTTGATAAAGAACACAAAGACATTGATTTAATTCGAAAAAAGCAGTTTATTTTTACCCGTAAATTTTCGGATCAAGAGGTTATTTCTGCTGATTTTGCGGATAAAATTTTAAACTCTTTTGTGGCCATTCGACCGTATTTTGACTTGATGAGTGATATATTAACTACTGATTTAAACGGGGAGTCCTTATTACACTAA
- the epsC gene encoding serine O-acetyltransferase EpsC — MDSKSIIKKINAHKNQPNLRFRLKKKVEEFTDKLFYTLFDIETPVEENLVLLEKQFDELVELGCWEIDKPCKQIWENYVVQLPEILENLNLDAEAFVNCDPASSSIEEVYLAYPGFYAIAIYRLAHELYVKGFPLVPRLMTEYAHRQTGVDINPGAQIGKSFFIDHGTGVVIGEAAIIMDHVRIYQGVTLGGLYVAKNLRQTKRHPTIERNVTIYANATILGGKTVIGENSIIGGNAFITSSVPANSTVYHTPEIKIKTSPNVS; from the coding sequence ATGGATTCAAAATCGATTATTAAAAAAATAAACGCCCACAAAAATCAGCCAAATCTCAGGTTTAGGCTCAAAAAAAAGGTAGAAGAATTTACAGATAAGCTTTTTTACACACTATTTGATATTGAAACGCCTGTTGAAGAAAATCTTGTGCTCCTAGAAAAGCAATTCGATGAATTGGTAGAATTAGGCTGTTGGGAAATTGACAAGCCTTGTAAACAAATTTGGGAAAATTATGTGGTACAACTTCCAGAAATTTTAGAAAACCTAAATTTAGATGCTGAAGCTTTTGTGAACTGTGACCCTGCCTCCTCTTCAATTGAGGAAGTATATTTAGCCTATCCCGGATTTTATGCTATTGCCATCTATAGGCTAGCCCATGAATTATATGTGAAAGGTTTTCCTTTAGTACCTCGATTAATGACAGAATATGCACATCGCCAAACTGGGGTAGACATTAATCCTGGCGCACAAATTGGGAAATCGTTCTTCATAGATCATGGCACAGGTGTTGTAATTGGTGAAGCGGCGATTATTATGGATCATGTACGAATTTACCAAGGGGTTACTTTAGGAGGCCTATATGTGGCTAAAAACCTGCGACAAACCAAAAGACACCCCACCATTGAAAGAAATGTAACTATTTATGCCAATGCCACCATTCTCGGGGGCAAAACAGTTATAGGAGAAAATAGTATTATCGGCGGTAATGCCTTTATAACATCATCCGTACCTGCAAATTCTACCGTGTATCACACTCCCGAAATTAAAATAAAAACAAGTCCGAATGTCTCATAA
- the cysM gene encoding cysteine synthase CysM — protein sequence MSHNILDLIGNTPLVLSRVLNTNPNVKLLFKLEGHNPGGSVKDRAALHMIKSALERGDITKNTPLIEATSGNTGIALAMIAGIYGLVIELVMPENSTIERVQTMRAYGAKVTLTSADVGIEGARDYAEAKVKNEGFYMLNQFGNPDNWKAHYKSTGPEIWNDTQGEITHFVSSMGTTGTIMGTSTYLKEKNKNIQIVGVQPTDGSSIPGIRKWPKEYLPKIFDASKVDQVLEVSQEESAQMALRLAKEEGIFSGMSSGGAATAALKLASTLESGVIVSIVCDRGDRYLSSGLFDS from the coding sequence ATGTCTCATAATATTTTAGACTTAATAGGAAATACCCCCTTGGTCTTATCGCGTGTTTTAAATACAAATCCAAACGTAAAATTGCTGTTTAAACTCGAAGGCCATAATCCGGGGGGAAGCGTAAAGGATCGAGCCGCCTTACATATGATTAAAAGTGCGCTTGAAAGGGGTGACATTACAAAAAACACCCCACTGATAGAAGCAACGAGTGGTAATACAGGAATTGCATTAGCCATGATTGCTGGCATTTATGGCTTAGTCATCGAATTGGTAATGCCAGAGAATTCAACCATAGAACGCGTACAAACCATGCGAGCTTATGGTGCCAAAGTAACCTTAACGTCAGCCGATGTGGGGATTGAAGGTGCGAGAGATTATGCCGAAGCAAAAGTGAAAAATGAGGGTTTTTATATGCTAAACCAGTTTGGTAATCCGGATAATTGGAAAGCCCATTACAAGAGCACAGGTCCTGAAATTTGGAACGATACTCAGGGAGAAATAACCCATTTTGTTTCCTCCATGGGTACCACAGGTACCATCATGGGAACCTCCACCTATTTAAAAGAAAAAAATAAAAATATTCAAATTGTCGGCGTACAACCTACAGATGGTTCTAGTATTCCAGGGATTAGAAAATGGCCAAAAGAGTATTTACCTAAAATATTTGATGCTTCAAAAGTAGATCAAGTGTTAGAGGTTAGCCAAGAAGAGTCTGCCCAAATGGCTTTAAGATTAGCCAAAGAAGAAGGTATTTTTTCAGGTATGAGCAGTGGTGGTGCGGCAACAGCCGCCTTAAAATTAGCCAGCACCTTAGAAAGTGGAGTTATTGTTAGTATTGTATGTGATCGGGGTGATCGGTATTTATCATCCGGCTTATTTGATTCTTAA
- the corA gene encoding magnesium/cobalt transporter CorA — MNKAPGTVTYTGNREGSVTTVTIINYDENSINFMFPETFEAIKEAQNSNLTSWIDVAGISDEAYIDDLGKLLGLNPLVLEDAVNIQQRPKIDEYDTYIFGVFNMLYLDENQEIVSEHLAMVLTEKSVVVFQELKDDVFNSVRDRIKNKSGRIRTRGADYLFFALLDAVVDNYFSILEHINNTIETLEDAVYDNPTPDVAHKIQDLKKEVLKIRRKIAPVKEIVSRLVETQSTLISTDTKLFLRDVLDHCVEINESLQIYREMSMSLMEMYMSNMSNKMNEVMKVLTIMASIFIPLTFIVGVYGMNFENMPELQSTYGYPIVWAVMVLMFIGMLFYFKSKKWL, encoded by the coding sequence ATGAATAAGGCTCCAGGCACCGTTACCTACACAGGAAATAGGGAAGGTTCTGTAACCACGGTTACTATTATTAATTATGATGAAAATTCCATAAATTTTATGTTTCCTGAGACTTTCGAGGCTATTAAAGAGGCACAAAACTCAAACCTTACCTCTTGGATAGACGTTGCTGGAATTAGTGATGAAGCGTATATTGATGATCTTGGAAAATTACTAGGTTTAAATCCTTTGGTTTTAGAAGATGCCGTAAACATTCAACAACGTCCAAAAATTGATGAGTATGATACCTATATTTTTGGTGTTTTTAACATGCTTTATTTAGATGAAAATCAAGAGATTGTAAGTGAACACTTGGCCATGGTGCTCACTGAAAAATCGGTAGTTGTTTTTCAAGAATTAAAAGATGATGTTTTTAATAGTGTTCGAGATCGTATTAAGAATAAATCTGGACGCATAAGAACAAGGGGTGCAGATTACCTGTTCTTTGCGCTCTTAGATGCGGTGGTGGATAATTATTTTTCAATTCTAGAACATATCAATAATACCATTGAAACCTTGGAGGATGCGGTGTATGATAATCCAACGCCTGACGTAGCCCATAAAATTCAGGATTTAAAAAAAGAAGTCCTGAAAATCCGTCGAAAAATTGCACCTGTTAAGGAAATCGTAAGTCGCTTAGTAGAAACCCAAAGTACATTAATTTCAACGGATACCAAGCTATTTTTACGAGACGTGCTAGATCACTGTGTAGAAATTAATGAAAGCCTTCAAATTTATAGAGAAATGTCTATGAGTCTAATGGAAATGTACATGAGCAATATGAGTAATAAAATGAACGAGGTTATGAAAGTATTGACCATCATGGCTTCTATTTTTATTCCGTTGACTTTTATTGTAGGTGTTTATGGTATGAATTTTGAAAATATGCCCGAATTACAATCGACCTATGGCTACCCTATAGTTTGGGCTGTTATGGTCTTAATGTTTATCGGGATGCTGTTCTATTTTAAATCTAAAAAATGGTTGTAA
- a CDS encoding tRNA pseudouridine(38-40) synthase TruA: MLIKTLKYVLSKRKFKVLGAGRTDAKVSALEAVFELFLDGEPLKNLSNFLHEFNINLPPDIRALTISKVDEHFNIIQNTKEKEYIYLFSYGEKSHPFCAPYLVTFLDDLTIDLMVQAASLFQGTHNFKSYTARPQENTNFIRTITSCVLKPNELISANFFPKKSYALHVNGAGFMRYQIRMIMGVLVQVGKGELTLEEVAHSLSLESEVKLPFVAPGSGLLLNGVTFK, translated from the coding sequence ATGCTGATCAAGACGCTTAAATACGTACTGTCTAAACGAAAATTTAAGGTTTTAGGTGCAGGAAGAACAGATGCGAAAGTATCTGCATTAGAAGCAGTTTTTGAATTGTTTTTAGATGGAGAACCCTTAAAAAACCTTTCAAATTTTTTACATGAATTCAACATAAACTTACCTCCAGACATCAGAGCATTAACTATTTCAAAAGTGGATGAACATTTTAATATCATTCAAAACACCAAAGAAAAAGAGTATATTTATTTGTTTTCTTATGGAGAAAAAAGCCATCCTTTTTGTGCTCCATACCTAGTAACTTTTTTAGATGATTTAACTATCGACTTGATGGTACAAGCTGCTAGTTTATTTCAAGGAACACATAATTTTAAATCATACACCGCTAGACCTCAAGAAAATACAAATTTTATAAGAACCATAACTTCATGTGTTCTTAAACCAAACGAATTAATAAGTGCTAACTTTTTCCCTAAAAAGAGCTACGCCTTACATGTTAATGGAGCAGGTTTTATGCGCTATCAGATTCGGATGATTATGGGTGTTTTAGTGCAGGTGGGTAAAGGTGAACTTACGCTAGAGGAGGTAGCCCATTCGCTGAGTCTTGAAAGCGAGGTAAAATTGCCATTTGTGGCTCCGGGTTCGGGCTTACTATTAAATGGCGTAACTTTTAAATAG
- a CDS encoding DUF6563 family protein, which yields MKNTVFLGISMLLLGHFLNAQDFSYPKGVYMSFEEILQKKPSNLASLEIIKRSNTDIKMSGGNDYKLRSNDKLITNKDIRKDFWGYSKGDTLFINCFQYEIQQGYTPLLSDGKYLVVTAGLSSNPDMQEYQLQNKKLLGASFGPVVGGIQGAKLAMLRFIYLIDKETKSVKTVSPDYLKALLVREQDLLAAYQKEEEPENPGIIMKYLLLNNKN from the coding sequence ATGAAAAATACAGTATTCTTAGGCATTTCAATGTTACTTTTAGGTCATTTTTTAAATGCTCAAGATTTTTCTTATCCAAAAGGCGTATATATGTCTTTTGAAGAAATTTTACAAAAAAAACCCTCTAATTTAGCGAGCCTAGAAATTATTAAAAGAAGTAATACTGATATAAAAATGAGTGGCGGAAATGATTACAAACTAAGGTCAAACGATAAATTGATTACCAATAAAGATATCAGAAAAGATTTTTGGGGATATTCCAAAGGCGACACCTTATTCATTAATTGTTTTCAATATGAAATACAACAAGGGTATACACCCCTGCTAAGTGATGGTAAATATTTGGTAGTAACGGCGGGCTTATCCTCCAATCCTGATATGCAAGAATACCAACTCCAGAATAAAAAACTATTAGGTGCTTCTTTTGGCCCTGTAGTAGGTGGAATTCAGGGCGCAAAACTTGCTATGCTTCGCTTTATATACCTGATTGACAAAGAAACAAAATCAGTTAAAACTGTTTCTCCCGATTATTTAAAAGCTCTCTTGGTTAGAGAACAAGACCTCTTAGCCGCTTACCAAAAAGAAGAAGAGCCTGAAAACCCAGGTATCATCATGAAATACTTGTTACTTAATAATAAAAATTAA
- a CDS encoding pitrilysin family protein, giving the protein MNQFIKKLIFIGITVLLVAPIFAQDAFKLPDYTKFQLKNGLTIYLMEQHEVPLIQFRAVFPAGAIYDSKDQGGLASITADAMLLGSKNYTKSAIEENTEFVGASIRAGAGKENAFIASSFLKKDQQQILAIIKDVVLNPTFPKDEIDKMLSRRLVEMDQMKESPRSVIGSYYNQFVFGDHPYGNAEVGTKNAIQKISEKAIVDFHKNHFVPSASAIAVVGDFNTKTMKAQLEGLFGAWKGNEVPKVNLDAFPSVEKPRVLLVNKNDASETTFYIGGTGIARNNPDFVGIRVINTILGGRFTSWLNDELRVNSGLTYGARSSFNPYKVGGSFVISTFTANETTEQAIDLALETYSRLHTKGLDEAILSSAKNYVKGQFPPDYETNSALASLLTDMFVYNFDENYINTFTKQVDELSLAKSKELIATYFPKDNFQFVLVGKASEIGELAKKYGDVKQVEITDDGF; this is encoded by the coding sequence ATGAATCAATTTATAAAAAAGCTAATATTTATAGGGATTACAGTACTCTTGGTGGCTCCTATTTTCGCACAAGATGCTTTTAAATTACCAGACTACACGAAGTTTCAGTTAAAAAACGGACTTACCATTTACTTAATGGAGCAGCACGAAGTTCCTTTAATACAGTTTCGAGCTGTGTTTCCTGCAGGTGCTATTTACGATAGTAAAGATCAAGGTGGTTTGGCTAGCATTACGGCTGATGCCATGTTATTGGGAAGTAAAAATTACACAAAAAGTGCCATCGAAGAAAACACTGAATTTGTAGGTGCTTCTATACGTGCTGGTGCAGGGAAAGAGAACGCTTTTATAGCATCTTCCTTTTTAAAGAAAGACCAACAACAAATTTTAGCTATTATAAAAGATGTGGTATTAAATCCTACTTTTCCAAAAGATGAAATTGATAAAATGCTAAGTCGTAGATTAGTAGAAATGGATCAAATGAAAGAAAGTCCACGTTCTGTCATTGGCAGCTATTACAATCAATTTGTTTTTGGCGACCACCCTTATGGAAATGCAGAAGTGGGAACTAAAAATGCTATTCAAAAAATATCGGAGAAGGCCATTGTAGATTTTCATAAAAATCACTTTGTTCCCTCGGCTTCAGCCATTGCAGTGGTAGGCGATTTTAACACTAAAACTATGAAGGCACAACTAGAAGGCCTTTTTGGTGCTTGGAAAGGAAATGAAGTTCCTAAAGTAAATTTAGATGCATTTCCCTCGGTAGAAAAACCCAGAGTTTTATTGGTGAATAAAAATGACGCATCGGAAACTACATTTTACATTGGAGGTACAGGGATTGCTAGAAATAATCCAGATTTTGTGGGTATTCGAGTAATCAATACCATACTTGGTGGTCGCTTTACCTCGTGGTTAAATGACGAATTACGTGTAAATTCTGGATTAACTTATGGCGCACGAAGTAGCTTTAATCCTTATAAAGTGGGTGGCAGTTTTGTGATAAGTACGTTTACCGCTAATGAAACTACAGAACAAGCTATAGATTTAGCTTTAGAAACTTATAGTCGACTTCATACCAAAGGTTTAGATGAAGCCATATTGAGTTCTGCAAAGAACTATGTAAAGGGTCAGTTTCCACCAGATTATGAAACGAATAGTGCTTTAGCCAGCTTATTGACCGATATGTTTGTGTATAATTTTGATGAAAATTACATCAACACCTTTACCAAGCAGGTAGACGAATTAAGTTTAGCAAAATCTAAAGAACTGATTGCAACCTATTTTCCAAAAGATAATTTTCAGTTTGTACTCGTAGGTAAAGCTTCTGAGATAGGGGAGTTGGCTAAAAAATACGGAGACGTAAAGCAAGTGGAGATTACGGATGATGGGTTTTAA
- a CDS encoding pitrilysin family protein, giving the protein MKKLVFTILAIQCIVLLNAQSKAEDVKSFTLANGMKVMVLEDHSIPNANMYLFWKVGSRNEYPGITGLSHFFEHMMFNGSKKYGPKLFDRTMEASGGSNNAYTTENVTVYTDWFPSSSLETIFDLEADRIGNLALDPKMVESERGVVLSERSTGLENSNFRNLSEEVKATAFFAHPYRWSVIGYESDIKNWTIEDLQTYFDTYYAPNNAVVVISGDVTLEGVKKLAKQYFEPISSKATPRKVHTVEPEQRGEKRVMVHKPVSTPNVLLAYHVPETKHPDYYALDVLNSILSNGKSSKLYSYLVDENQLATSVFSYMPESFDPNLFYIYGVASQDVNASQLEAGMLSVLDDVMENGITAKELQKVKNQKLMEFYQTLETIDGKSNTLGTYELYFGDYKKMYTAPDAYEKVTVEDIKRVAKIYFTKNNRTVGVLQNNELEISTDSK; this is encoded by the coding sequence ATGAAAAAATTAGTATTTACAATACTTGCCATTCAATGTATAGTGTTATTAAATGCACAAAGTAAAGCAGAAGATGTGAAAAGTTTTACACTGGCAAACGGAATGAAGGTCATGGTTTTAGAAGACCACAGCATTCCTAACGCCAATATGTACCTATTTTGGAAAGTAGGTTCTAGAAACGAATACCCTGGAATTACGGGACTTTCTCACTTTTTTGAACACATGATGTTTAATGGATCTAAAAAATATGGACCTAAATTGTTCGATAGAACAATGGAAGCTTCTGGAGGTAGTAATAATGCCTATACTACGGAAAATGTCACGGTGTACACGGATTGGTTTCCATCTTCATCACTAGAAACTATTTTTGATTTAGAAGCTGACCGTATTGGAAATTTAGCCCTAGATCCAAAAATGGTTGAAAGTGAAAGAGGCGTAGTACTCAGCGAGCGCAGTACTGGATTAGAGAACTCAAATTTTAGAAATTTAAGTGAGGAAGTAAAAGCTACTGCCTTTTTTGCACACCCTTATCGCTGGTCGGTTATTGGGTATGAATCTGACATTAAAAATTGGACTATTGAAGATTTACAAACCTATTTTGATACCTATTATGCGCCAAATAATGCGGTGGTCGTCATTTCAGGTGATGTGACACTCGAAGGTGTTAAAAAACTGGCGAAGCAGTACTTTGAGCCGATAAGCTCAAAAGCAACCCCTAGAAAAGTACATACCGTAGAACCTGAGCAACGGGGTGAAAAAAGAGTCATGGTACATAAGCCAGTGAGTACACCTAATGTATTACTAGCCTACCATGTTCCAGAGACCAAACACCCAGATTATTATGCTTTAGATGTATTAAATTCTATTTTAAGCAATGGAAAAAGTAGTAAGCTGTATAGTTACCTTGTGGATGAAAATCAATTAGCAACCTCTGTATTCAGTTATATGCCTGAAAGTTTTGATCCTAATTTATTTTATATCTATGGCGTTGCCAGTCAAGATGTAAATGCGAGTCAACTAGAGGCTGGTATGCTAAGTGTTTTAGACGATGTTATGGAAAACGGCATTACAGCGAAAGAACTTCAAAAAGTAAAAAATCAAAAATTGATGGAATTTTATCAAACGCTGGAAACTATTGATGGCAAAAGCAATACCCTAGGTACCTATGAGTTGTATTTCGGAGATTATAAAAAAATGTATACAGCTCCAGATGCCTATGAAAAAGTAACGGTTGAAGATATTAAACGTGTTGCTAAAATCTATTTTACCAAAAACAATAGAACCGTTGGTGTGTTACAAAATAACGAACTCGAAATTTCAACCGACTCAAAATAA